The following are from one region of the Vicinamibacterales bacterium genome:
- a CDS encoding 50S ribosomal protein L11 methyltransferase, which produces MAEYPALDVPCDDPDSPLSDRLCALLDDFDPLGLLVVDAGLRVFFRSGPMRDQARQAIADREGLNAVAIEVSDEDWARRSQDDLRAIEAGGLVIAPPWDVPKGATPVIIIEPSMGFGTGHHATTRLCLRMLRRLAGSERAGEPSPLRGARVLDVGTGSGVLALAAWKLGAGDVVGVDNDPDALQNARENIARNGAGPSIDIVQDDLGSLRIERAGIVLANLTGAVLVRYADELRGLVLDGGHLILSGFAPQDTVVVRSAFRDLAVIDEQSEGDWASLMLRRT; this is translated from the coding sequence TTGGCTGAGTATCCGGCGCTCGACGTCCCCTGCGACGACCCCGATTCACCGCTGTCCGACCGTCTCTGCGCGCTGCTCGACGACTTCGATCCGCTCGGGCTGCTGGTCGTGGACGCGGGACTCCGTGTCTTCTTTCGATCCGGCCCGATGCGCGATCAGGCGCGACAGGCGATTGCCGACCGCGAGGGCTTGAACGCCGTGGCGATAGAGGTGTCGGACGAGGACTGGGCGCGTCGATCGCAGGACGATCTGCGGGCGATCGAGGCGGGCGGCCTCGTCATCGCCCCGCCGTGGGACGTGCCCAAAGGGGCGACGCCAGTCATCATCATCGAGCCGTCGATGGGCTTCGGCACCGGGCACCATGCGACGACCCGGCTGTGCTTGCGGATGCTGCGGCGGCTGGCCGGCTCCGAGCGGGCGGGCGAGCCGTCTCCCCTGCGCGGTGCGCGCGTGCTCGACGTGGGCACCGGGTCCGGCGTGCTCGCGCTGGCCGCGTGGAAGCTTGGCGCGGGCGACGTCGTCGGCGTCGACAACGACCCCGATGCGCTACAGAACGCGCGCGAGAACATCGCGCGCAACGGCGCTGGCCCGTCGATCGACATCGTTCAGGACGATCTGGGGAGCCTGCGCATCGAGCGCGCCGGGATCGTGCTGGCGAACCTGACGGGCGCGGTGCTGGTGCGTTATGCAGACGAGCTGCGCGGGCTGGTGCTCGACGGCGGGCATCTGATTCTCAGCGGCTTCGCCCCGCAGGATACCGTCGTGGTCCGCTCGGCGTTCAGGGATCTGGCGGTGATCGACGAGCAGTCGGAAGGCGATTGGGCGTCGCTCATGTTGCGCCGGACCTGA
- the hrcA gene encoding heat-inducible transcriptional repressor HrcA: MSRHPELPERDRRILGALVQAYIEQGEPVSSLWLANRGFGVSSATLRNVLARLEELGYVRQPHTSAGRVPTDLGYRSYVDQLLSERRSMRHAPDVEERLRRAGTIEDVLSHVSQELSRASHQVAFAMVPATEATFEHLDFVVLDGGKVLVVLISDGGHISHKVIEPPEAYSAVELQQAANFLNTEFKGRSLSDIRQAIVDRVNEDRHLYDQLKARALRLASRTFEGMQREPSIYVQGTALLFDLVTAGDPETALTTLRSLVQMIEEKSRLIRLIDACMDGSSLTVIIGSEHQDPELQHFSLVTSTYTDGRRRGAVGVIGPTRMRYSRAINVVDSLSRTINRVFDNP, from the coding sequence ATGAGCCGTCATCCTGAGCTACCGGAACGAGATAGGCGGATCCTCGGCGCGCTCGTGCAGGCCTACATCGAGCAGGGGGAACCCGTGTCGTCGCTGTGGCTCGCCAACCGCGGATTTGGCGTGTCGTCGGCGACCCTGCGTAACGTGCTGGCCCGGCTGGAAGAGCTGGGGTACGTGCGGCAGCCGCATACGTCGGCGGGACGGGTCCCGACCGATCTCGGCTATCGCTCGTATGTGGATCAGCTGCTGTCCGAGCGGCGGTCGATGCGCCACGCCCCCGACGTCGAGGAGCGCCTGCGCCGCGCCGGCACCATCGAGGACGTGCTGTCGCATGTGTCCCAGGAGCTCTCCCGCGCCTCGCACCAGGTCGCGTTCGCGATGGTGCCGGCGACCGAGGCCACGTTCGAGCACCTCGATTTCGTCGTCCTCGACGGCGGCAAGGTCCTCGTCGTGCTGATTTCCGACGGCGGACACATCTCGCACAAGGTGATCGAACCGCCGGAGGCGTACTCGGCCGTCGAGCTCCAGCAGGCGGCGAACTTCCTCAACACGGAGTTCAAGGGGCGATCGCTCAGCGACATCCGCCAGGCGATCGTCGACCGCGTGAACGAGGATCGCCACCTCTACGATCAATTGAAGGCGCGCGCGCTGCGCCTGGCGAGCCGGACATTCGAGGGGATGCAGCGCGAGCCGTCCATCTACGTGCAGGGAACGGCGCTGCTCTTCGACCTCGTCACGGCGGGGGACCCCGAGACCGCTCTGACGACGCTGCGATCGCTGGTGCAGATGATCGAGGAGAAGTCGCGCCTGATCCGGCTGATCGACGCCTGCATGGACGGCAGCAGCCTGACGGTCATCATCGGCTCGGAGCACCAGGATCCGGAGCTGCAGCATTTCAGCCTGGTAACCTCGACGTATACCGACGGCAGGCGCCGCGGCGCGGTCGGCGTGATCGGGCCGACCCGCATGCGCTACTCGCGCGCGATCAACGTCGTCGACAGCCTGTCGCGTACCATCAACCGCGTTTTCGACAACCCGTAA
- a CDS encoding protein kinase: protein MLFKGQQLGKYKIIAPLGSGGFGTVYLANDTWIDKRVAIKVPHRQSLDFGELLREPRLLASVSHPNIVSVTTAEKQDGIFFIVMEYVPGETLENIIGAKGALDLTRALDFTCQICNAVDHAHRQGVIHRDLRPANVLISDNDMLKVADFGTSRFLEIAAHGTTVIGSPPYMAPEQFHGKAVFASDLYSVGVTMYQMLTGMLPYDTPAPADLDKLMSGELVSPPRLRNPSIPKAISDIVMKALTPETTGRYQRATELLEDVLAARSASRTPQPAPMARPIGGGRIGRDDPQSIQTRLRARETPSARFCWHCRKPLHARTDRCPFCGEKQ, encoded by the coding sequence TTGCTGTTCAAGGGCCAGCAGCTCGGTAAGTACAAAATCATCGCGCCGCTTGGCAGCGGCGGGTTCGGCACGGTCTACCTCGCCAACGACACCTGGATCGACAAGCGCGTCGCGATCAAGGTCCCGCACCGGCAGAGCCTCGATTTCGGCGAACTGCTGCGCGAACCACGGCTGCTCGCTTCCGTGTCGCACCCGAACATCGTCTCGGTGACGACCGCCGAGAAGCAGGACGGCATCTTCTTCATCGTGATGGAATACGTCCCCGGCGAGACCCTCGAGAACATCATCGGGGCGAAGGGAGCGCTCGACCTGACGCGGGCGCTCGACTTCACCTGCCAGATCTGCAACGCCGTCGATCACGCGCACCGCCAGGGGGTGATTCATCGCGATCTGCGGCCGGCCAACGTCCTGATCAGCGACAACGACATGCTCAAGGTCGCCGATTTCGGCACGTCGCGCTTCCTGGAGATCGCGGCGCACGGCACGACCGTCATTGGCAGCCCGCCCTACATGGCGCCCGAACAGTTCCACGGCAAGGCGGTCTTCGCGTCCGATCTCTATTCGGTCGGCGTGACGATGTACCAGATGCTGACCGGCATGCTCCCGTACGACACGCCGGCGCCGGCCGACCTCGACAAGCTGATGTCCGGCGAGCTGGTGTCGCCGCCGCGGCTGCGCAACCCCTCGATTCCCAAGGCGATCAGCGACATCGTGATGAAGGCGCTGACGCCGGAGACGACCGGTCGCTATCAGCGCGCGACCGAGCTGCTCGAAGACGTACTGGCGGCGCGCAGCGCGTCGCGGACGCCGCAGCCGGCACCGATGGCGAGGCCGATCGGCGGCGGCCGCATCGGGCGGGACGATCCCCAGAGCATCCAGACGAGGCTTCGGGCCCGCGAGACGCCCAGCGCGCGGTTCTGCTGGCACTGCCGCAAGCCGCTGCACGCGCGCACCGACCGCTGCCCCTTCTGCGGCGAGAAGCAGTAG
- a CDS encoding branched-chain amino acid transaminase gives MSFGTGKIWMNGSLVDWADAKIHIGSHVVHYGSGVFEGARCYETERGSACFRLDAHLERLFASCKIYRMEPRQSYDELHSAVLETIRTNQYKACYIRPIVYRGYHTLGVNPLPCPVDAAILLWDWGAYLGQDAIANGVDVRISSWARAAANTFPTLAKTSANYANSTLIKMEAMLEGYSEGIALDTAGYLSEGSGQNLFLVRNDTIYTPPLSASILPGITRNSIITLAEDLGFKVREEMLPRELLYIADEAFFVGTAVEVTPIKSVDKITIGSGRRGPITAAIQDAFFGIVSGRAEDRHGWLEFVYDGEPRRETVGAAGSARA, from the coding sequence ATGTCCTTCGGCACCGGCAAGATCTGGATGAACGGCTCGCTCGTCGACTGGGCCGACGCGAAGATCCACATCGGCTCGCACGTCGTGCACTACGGGAGCGGCGTTTTCGAGGGTGCCCGCTGCTACGAGACCGAGCGCGGCTCGGCCTGCTTCCGCCTCGACGCGCACCTCGAACGGCTGTTCGCCTCCTGCAAGATCTACCGGATGGAGCCGCGCCAGAGCTACGACGAGCTGCACAGCGCGGTGCTCGAGACGATCCGGACCAACCAGTACAAGGCGTGCTACATCCGCCCGATCGTGTACCGCGGCTACCACACGCTCGGCGTCAATCCGCTGCCCTGCCCGGTCGACGCCGCGATTCTGCTCTGGGACTGGGGCGCGTACCTGGGACAGGACGCGATCGCCAACGGCGTCGACGTCAGGATTTCGTCCTGGGCGCGCGCGGCCGCCAATACCTTTCCGACCCTGGCGAAGACGTCGGCGAACTACGCCAACTCCACGCTCATCAAGATGGAAGCGATGCTCGAAGGCTACAGCGAAGGCATCGCACTGGACACCGCCGGCTATCTCAGCGAAGGCAGCGGCCAGAACCTTTTCCTGGTGCGCAACGACACCATCTACACGCCACCGCTCAGCGCGTCGATCCTGCCGGGCATCACCCGCAACTCGATCATCACGCTCGCCGAGGATCTCGGCTTCAAGGTGCGCGAAGAGATGCTGCCGCGCGAGCTGCTCTACATCGCCGACGAGGCGTTCTTCGTCGGCACCGCCGTCGAGGTGACGCCGATCAAGTCGGTCGACAAGATCACGATCGGCAGCGGCCGCCGCGGCCCGATCACCGCCGCCATCCAGGACGCGTTCTTCGGTATCGTCAGCGGACGGGCCGAAGATCGCCACGGCTGGCTCGAGTTCGTCTACGACGGCGAGCCGCGCCGGGAAACGGTCGGCGCGGCCGGTTCAGCGCGCGCCTAA
- a CDS encoding RsmE family RNA methyltransferase, whose product MLSRFLASIDAESATARLDAEETRHLSQVLRIAVGDEVAVFDGAGREFRARVERIGRDGAAVRLLEAYEPVSEPLVRVTLVQAALKGERMDEVVRDATMMGVAAIEPIVSEHMAAHLKPGGAPARWSRIALASVKQCRRAVVPRIGSGVTFADWLTRDESRQAGLRVLLVEPSAGVEGHPASVLQGQRPSDVAVLVGPEGGWSGREIEAAAGAGYVPVTLGRRTLRADAVPLVALGVLLYLWGDL is encoded by the coding sequence ATGCTGTCGCGCTTCCTTGCGTCGATCGACGCCGAATCCGCCACCGCGCGCCTCGACGCCGAGGAGACGCGCCATCTGTCGCAGGTGCTGCGGATTGCGGTCGGCGACGAGGTCGCCGTGTTCGACGGCGCCGGACGGGAGTTCAGGGCGCGTGTCGAGCGGATCGGCCGCGACGGCGCGGCCGTGCGGCTGCTCGAGGCGTACGAACCCGTTTCCGAGCCCCTGGTCCGCGTCACGCTGGTGCAGGCCGCGTTGAAAGGCGAGCGGATGGACGAGGTCGTTCGCGACGCGACCATGATGGGGGTCGCGGCGATCGAGCCGATCGTCAGCGAGCATATGGCGGCGCATCTGAAGCCGGGCGGTGCGCCGGCGCGCTGGTCGCGGATCGCACTCGCCTCGGTCAAGCAGTGCCGGCGGGCCGTGGTGCCCCGGATCGGCAGTGGTGTGACGTTCGCCGACTGGCTCACGCGTGATGAATCCCGCCAGGCGGGGCTGCGGGTGCTGCTCGTCGAGCCGTCAGCCGGCGTGGAGGGGCATCCAGCCTCCGTCCTCCAAGGACAACGTCCGTCGGACGTCGCCGTTCTCGTTGGTCCGGAGGGTGGCTGGAGCGGGCGCGAGATCGAGGCGGCGGCCGGCGCGGGCTATGTGCCGGTGACGCTGGGTCGGCGCACGCTGCGCGCCGACGCCGTGCCGCTCGTCGCGCTCGGCGTCCTGCTGTATCTCTGGGGCGACCTGTAG
- a CDS encoding 5'-deoxyadenosine deaminase, whose product MSARRRRRSVASLLRILRIPSCPSLLLRNATIVTMNDALDIVEGAVSIRDGRIASVGAEPADWHDRVINAGGAYLLPGFIQTHVHLCQTLFRGYADDLPLLEWLQRRVWPMEAAHTAPTLRASTRLAAAELLLTGTTTALTMETVHDTDVVFEALERMGLRAVVGKCMMDSDRQVPARLQEQTRASIDESVALRTRWDGRGNGRLRAAFAPRFAVSCSRALLEAVADLSARDRVIVHTHAAENRDEVEVVRRLSGGMTNLEYLADTGLATPLLCTAHCVWVSEREQSLLAEHDVKVMHCPSSNLKLGSGLAPVAEMRARGISVSLGADGAACNNRLDMFEEMRLAATIQAVRRHPGALQARDALWMATREGARALGLSDSIGSIELGKRADLILVERDRPHLAPDGNPWSTLVYAARGTDVRTTIVDGEVLVDDFRLVNEEVAGITADARDAAAMIVARAELH is encoded by the coding sequence ATATCAGCGCGCAGGAGGCGGAGGAGCGTCGCTAGTCTCCTTCGAATACTTCGTATTCCTTCGTGCCCTTCGCTTCTTCTCCGCAACGCGACGATCGTCACCATGAACGACGCCCTCGATATCGTCGAGGGGGCCGTGTCCATACGCGACGGGCGAATCGCGAGCGTCGGCGCCGAACCGGCGGACTGGCACGATCGTGTGATCAACGCGGGCGGCGCCTATCTGCTGCCGGGCTTCATCCAGACGCACGTGCACCTGTGCCAGACGCTGTTCCGCGGCTATGCCGACGACTTGCCGCTGCTCGAATGGCTGCAGCGGCGCGTCTGGCCGATGGAGGCGGCGCACACGGCGCCGACCCTGCGCGCGTCGACACGCCTTGCCGCCGCGGAACTGCTGCTCACCGGCACCACCACGGCGCTGACGATGGAGACGGTGCACGACACGGATGTGGTCTTCGAGGCGCTCGAGCGAATGGGACTCCGAGCCGTCGTCGGCAAGTGCATGATGGACTCGGATCGGCAGGTGCCGGCGCGGCTGCAGGAGCAGACGCGTGCGTCGATCGACGAGAGCGTCGCGCTGCGCACACGCTGGGACGGACGCGGCAACGGACGGCTGCGGGCGGCCTTCGCGCCGCGATTTGCGGTGTCCTGCTCGCGCGCGCTGCTCGAGGCGGTCGCCGATCTCTCGGCGCGCGACCGGGTCATCGTCCACACGCACGCGGCGGAGAACCGGGACGAGGTCGAGGTGGTCCGGCGCCTGTCGGGCGGCATGACCAATCTGGAATACCTCGCAGACACTGGTCTCGCGACGCCGCTTCTATGCACCGCCCACTGCGTCTGGGTCAGCGAGCGAGAACAGTCGCTACTGGCCGAGCACGACGTGAAGGTCATGCACTGCCCCAGCTCGAATCTGAAACTCGGCTCGGGGCTCGCGCCGGTCGCCGAGATGCGGGCGCGCGGCATCTCGGTCTCGCTCGGTGCCGACGGCGCCGCGTGCAACAACCGTCTCGACATGTTCGAAGAGATGCGTCTGGCGGCCACAATCCAGGCCGTGCGGCGGCATCCGGGCGCCCTCCAGGCGCGTGACGCGCTGTGGATGGCCACGCGCGAAGGGGCACGGGCACTTGGCCTATCGGACTCGATCGGGTCCATCGAACTCGGCAAACGCGCCGATCTGATCCTCGTCGAGCGGGATCGGCCACACCTCGCGCCGGACGGCAACCCGTGGTCCACGCTCGTCTATGCCGCGCGGGGCACGGACGTGCGGACGACTATCGTCGACGGCGAGGTGCTGGTGGACGACTTTCGTCTTGTAAATGAAGAGGTTGCGGGGATTACGGCAGATGCCCGCGACGCCGCGGCGATGATCGTGGCGCGAGCAGAGCTGCACTGA
- the dnaJ gene encoding molecular chaperone DnaJ, protein MSKRDYYEVLGVERGATDQQLKSAYRKLALKYHPDRNPGSGEAEERFKEAAEAYAVLCDKEKRGLYDRYGHAGVSGAAAGGFDPNAFAGFEDIFGNLGDIFGFGDLFGGRRRRGGPQRGADLRYDLEISFEESFTGTETTILIPREETCETCSGSGAAAGSAPEICPHCKGAGQLRFQQGFLTVARPCSTCQGSGRVISRPCQACRGAGRVGRERKLTAKIPAGIATGQRLRLYGEGEHGAAGGPPGDLYVVVHVQEHSFFHREGDDLYCELPVSFPVLALGGDLRVPLVEGEESLKVPAGTQAGARFKLRGKGMPNVSGRGHGDLYAIARVAVPKKLTKDQKRLLEELAKTLPQEVYEPDAADGAEKPFFEKVKDIFG, encoded by the coding sequence GTGAGCAAGCGGGACTACTACGAGGTCCTCGGCGTCGAACGTGGGGCCACCGACCAGCAGCTCAAGAGCGCCTACCGGAAGCTGGCGCTCAAGTACCACCCGGATCGCAATCCGGGCAGCGGCGAGGCCGAGGAGCGCTTCAAGGAAGCGGCTGAAGCCTACGCGGTGCTCTGCGACAAGGAGAAGCGCGGGCTGTACGACCGCTACGGCCATGCCGGTGTCAGTGGCGCCGCGGCCGGCGGATTCGATCCGAATGCGTTCGCCGGGTTCGAGGATATCTTCGGCAACCTCGGCGACATCTTCGGGTTCGGCGATCTTTTCGGCGGCCGGCGCCGGCGCGGCGGCCCCCAGCGCGGGGCCGACCTTCGCTACGATCTCGAGATCTCGTTCGAAGAGTCGTTCACGGGCACCGAGACAACGATCCTGATTCCGCGCGAGGAGACGTGCGAGACGTGCAGCGGCTCGGGGGCCGCGGCCGGGAGCGCGCCCGAGATCTGCCCGCACTGCAAGGGAGCCGGCCAGCTGCGCTTCCAGCAGGGATTCCTCACGGTCGCGCGTCCATGCTCGACGTGCCAGGGCAGCGGCCGCGTGATCAGCCGCCCCTGCCAGGCGTGCCGGGGCGCGGGCCGCGTCGGGCGCGAGCGCAAGCTCACCGCGAAGATTCCGGCCGGCATCGCGACGGGCCAGCGCCTTCGCCTGTACGGCGAAGGAGAACACGGCGCGGCCGGCGGGCCGCCCGGCGACCTCTATGTCGTCGTGCACGTGCAGGAGCACTCGTTCTTCCATCGCGAGGGAGACGATCTTTACTGCGAACTGCCGGTGAGCTTCCCGGTGCTTGCGCTCGGCGGCGATCTCCGGGTGCCGCTCGTCGAAGGAGAGGAATCGCTGAAGGTTCCGGCCGGCACGCAGGCGGGGGCTCGCTTCAAGCTGCGCGGCAAGGGCATGCCGAACGTCTCCGGGCGCGGGCATGGGGATCTGTATGCCATCGCGCGTGTCGCGGTGCCGAAGAAGTTGACGAAGGATCAGAAACGGCTGCTCGAGGAGCTGGCGAAAACGCTGCCGCAGGAAGTGTACGAGCCGGACGCCGCCGACGGCGCAGAGAAGCCGTTCTTCGAGAAGGTCAAGGATATTTTTGGCTGA
- the grpE gene encoding nucleotide exchange factor GrpE, whose amino-acid sequence MTDELNEDSGQTSATAPPDQDDASLGVAELKQQRDEFYDRLLRKTAEFDNYRRRTDRERVQLSEAAAADLLTELLPLVDDLERALQADSGGSVEGIRKGVELIHRQLVETLRKRGVKPIDALGAEFDPHFHQSVSYEPAAGRRDGEVIEEFRRGYMLGDRLLRPAMVKVAKG is encoded by the coding sequence ATGACCGACGAACTGAACGAAGACTCCGGGCAGACCAGCGCCACGGCGCCGCCGGACCAAGACGATGCGTCGCTCGGCGTCGCCGAGCTGAAGCAGCAGCGCGACGAGTTCTACGATCGCCTGCTGCGCAAGACCGCCGAGTTCGACAACTACCGCAGGCGGACCGATCGCGAGCGGGTGCAGCTCTCGGAAGCAGCCGCCGCGGATCTGCTCACCGAGCTGTTGCCGCTCGTCGACGATCTGGAGCGCGCGCTACAGGCCGACAGCGGCGGCAGCGTGGAAGGGATCCGCAAGGGAGTCGAGCTGATCCACCGGCAGCTGGTGGAAACGTTGCGCAAGCGCGGCGTGAAGCCGATCGATGCGCTTGGCGCGGAGTTCGATCCGCATTTTCACCAGTCGGTGTCCTACGAGCCGGCCGCCGGGCGTCGCGACGGCGAGGTCATCGAGGAGTTCCGCCGCGGCTACATGCTCGGTGACCGCCTCCTCCGGCCGGCGATGGTGAAGGTGGCGAAAGGGTGA
- a CDS encoding XdhC/CoxI family protein — protein sequence MNEEVLPAAAAALERGEPAALVTIVRASGSTPQRTGAKMLVFADGRTVGTIGGGCYENDAAGKARAAIASGTPQLVKYDLNDDFVEESGLICGGQMEVYIDPIAPAPPLYIIGAGHVGWHLARFAADAGFRIHVIDDREKFANAERFPAAATIVVDDIGAWLHVAELSAAASVVVVTRGHTHDFEVLRALAARDLRYLGLIGSRAKVARIFDALDAEGMPPECLARVHAPIGLDIGAVTPAEIAVSIISELIAVRHGRDVTALSMASHPRTRRTAKDTKGPTEAKEPTARTERKGPTERDISAQEAEERR from the coding sequence ATGAACGAAGAGGTCCTGCCGGCGGCGGCGGCGGCGCTCGAACGCGGCGAGCCGGCGGCGCTGGTGACGATCGTCCGCGCGTCGGGTTCGACCCCGCAGCGGACCGGCGCCAAGATGCTCGTCTTCGCCGACGGCCGCACCGTCGGCACGATTGGCGGCGGCTGCTACGAGAACGACGCCGCCGGCAAGGCGCGCGCCGCGATCGCCAGCGGCACGCCGCAACTGGTGAAGTACGACCTCAACGACGACTTCGTCGAGGAGTCGGGCCTCATCTGCGGCGGCCAGATGGAGGTCTATATCGATCCGATCGCCCCGGCGCCTCCCCTCTATATCATCGGCGCCGGCCACGTCGGCTGGCACCTGGCGCGCTTCGCCGCCGACGCAGGGTTCCGCATCCACGTCATCGACGACCGCGAGAAATTCGCCAACGCCGAGCGCTTCCCCGCCGCCGCCACGATCGTCGTCGACGACATCGGCGCCTGGCTGCATGTCGCCGAGCTGTCCGCGGCGGCCTCTGTGGTGGTGGTGACGCGCGGCCACACGCACGATTTCGAAGTCCTCCGCGCGCTCGCCGCCCGCGATCTGCGCTACCTCGGGCTGATCGGCAGCCGGGCCAAGGTGGCGCGCATCTTCGACGCGCTCGACGCCGAAGGCATGCCACCCGAATGCCTGGCGCGCGTGCACGCCCCGATCGGGCTCGACATCGGCGCGGTCACGCCCGCCGAGATCGCCGTCAGCATCATCAGCGAACTGATCGCGGTCCGTCATGGTCGGGATGTGACGGCCCTGTCGATGGCGTCACATCCAAGGACACGAAGGACGGCGAAGGACACGAAGGGGCCGACAGAGGCGAAGGAGCCGACGGCGCGGACGGAGCGTAAGGGGCCGACGGAGCGAGATATCAGCGCGCAGGAGGCGGAGGAGCGTCGCTAG
- a CDS encoding type IV pilus twitching motility protein PilT: MDINQLLQTAVASGASDLHLKVGSYPMMRVNGTLVVAAEEKRLDRSDTESMAQGILNPDQVDKFRQNQDVDLAYSIDGLGRFRVNIFQQRGTVGLVLRVIPTRIKTIDELSLPPVLKRIASEERGLVLVTGTTGSGKSTTLAAMIDYINATRQAHVMTVEDPIEYLHRDNRSIVNQREISVDTKTFAHALRAALRQDPDVILVGEMRDIETVETALHASETGHLVFSTLHTLDATETINRIVAVFQPHQQRQVRIQLAAVLKAVVSQRLLPRADGMGRVAAVEVMTTTAFIRDCIVDKDKTSMIAGAIASGTSQYGMQTFDQAIFGLYSQKLVLLEEALRWASNVDDFKLKVAGISTTADMSREEMAAKTGTPAVPSAPAKQAAAPPKTIPTIERFGGR; the protein is encoded by the coding sequence ATGGACATCAATCAGCTTCTCCAGACCGCGGTCGCCAGCGGCGCGTCCGACCTGCACCTGAAGGTCGGCAGCTATCCGATGATGCGGGTCAACGGCACGCTGGTCGTCGCCGCCGAGGAGAAGCGGCTCGATCGCAGCGACACGGAGTCGATGGCGCAGGGGATTCTCAATCCCGACCAGGTCGACAAGTTCCGCCAGAACCAGGACGTCGATCTCGCCTATAGCATCGACGGCCTCGGCCGTTTCCGGGTCAACATCTTCCAGCAGCGCGGCACCGTCGGCCTGGTCCTGCGCGTGATTCCGACCCGCATCAAGACCATCGACGAGCTGTCGCTGCCGCCGGTGCTGAAGCGCATCGCGTCGGAAGAGCGCGGCCTGGTGCTGGTCACCGGCACGACCGGCAGCGGCAAGAGCACGACGCTGGCCGCGATGATCGACTACATCAACGCGACCCGCCAGGCACATGTGATGACGGTCGAGGATCCGATCGAGTACCTCCACCGCGACAACCGATCGATCGTCAACCAGCGCGAGATCTCGGTCGACACCAAGACGTTCGCGCACGCGCTGCGCGCGGCGCTCCGGCAGGATCCGGACGTCATCCTGGTCGGCGAGATGCGCGACATCGAAACCGTCGAGACCGCCCTGCACGCCTCGGAAACAGGCCACCTCGTCTTCTCGACACTCCATACACTCGACGCGACCGAGACGATCAACCGGATCGTCGCCGTGTTCCAGCCGCACCAGCAGCGTCAGGTGCGCATCCAACTCGCGGCGGTGCTGAAGGCCGTCGTCTCCCAGCGCCTGCTGCCGCGCGCCGACGGCATGGGCCGGGTCGCCGCCGTCGAGGTGATGACGACGACCGCGTTCATCCGCGACTGCATCGTCGACAAGGACAAGACGTCGATGATTGCCGGGGCGATTGCCTCGGGAACCTCGCAGTACGGCATGCAGACGTTCGACCAGGCCATCTTCGGCCTCTACTCGCAGAAGCTGGTGCTGCTCGAGGAGGCGCTGCGCTGGGCCTCGAACGTCGACGACTTCAAGCTGAAGGTCGCTGGCATTTCGACCACCGCCGACATGTCTCGCGAGGAGATGGCCGCCAAGACCGGGACGCCGGCCGTCCCTTCGGCACCGGCGAAGCAGGCCGCGGCGCCACCGAAAACGATTCCGACCATCGAACGCTTCGGCGGACGTTAG
- a CDS encoding regulatory protein RecX, whose protein sequence is MPERTAYVDGLHMLGRRELSVEDLRHRLLERDHPPADVDRAIALLLENRALDDARVAAAYVRTAMKVKGRGRLRIRRELQEMGIDQGVAAEALAEAFGDVDERAMVSEALRKKLRGARITTQVEYARAFQFLMRQGFPPSIITSVLRASRKSAPDEGD, encoded by the coding sequence ATGCCCGAACGCACCGCATACGTCGACGGCCTCCACATGCTCGGCCGTCGTGAGCTGTCCGTCGAGGATCTCCGCCACCGCCTGCTCGAGCGCGATCACCCGCCGGCGGACGTCGATCGCGCCATCGCCCTGCTGCTCGAGAATCGCGCGCTGGACGACGCACGGGTGGCGGCGGCCTACGTGCGGACGGCGATGAAGGTGAAAGGGCGGGGCCGCCTGCGCATCCGCCGCGAGCTGCAGGAGATGGGCATCGATCAGGGCGTCGCCGCGGAAGCGCTCGCCGAAGCGTTTGGCGACGTCGACGAGCGCGCGATGGTCAGCGAGGCGCTACGCAAGAAGCTGCGCGGCGCGCGGATCACCACCCAGGTCGAGTACGCGCGCGCGTTCCAGTTCCTGATGCGGCAGGGATTTCCCCCCTCGATCATCACGTCGGTGCTGCGCGCCTCTCGTAAATCCGCGCCCGACGAAGGGGACTAG